Genomic DNA from Alosa alosa isolate M-15738 ecotype Scorff River chromosome 6, AALO_Geno_1.1, whole genome shotgun sequence:
CAGCAAGAGCAAATGGAATGTTagtaaaatataaaacattcaCGTCACAATTAACTTTTCTGTATCTACTTAAAACTTTTCTTAAGTTAATTAGTCTTCataggtaggcctactgctgtTTACCCTCTATGGTATGTAGTAgtgtgttgtgaaattgttAAAGTGCATAACTTCTGTATCATGAATTTGTCATGATTATGGGGGTGGGGCCAGGGGTGGTGAGGCATCAAACCCTATTAGTAATGTTTACTTTACCAGGTCTTTCATGATGCGAATGGAGGAACCTCTGTACCCTCCGCCAAAGTGATTCCAGTGGTTTAGATAATGGAAAAGCTGATAGAGCTGCAGCCGTTTCTCAAAGCCTGGTGCCTTTGGGATCTTCCCGTGGTATGCCGTGTAGAAAGACTTATTGAAGCCACCGAACATGCCCGCAATGCCAAGCTCATATTCAGAGTGCCCGTAAAAGGATGCCGGGTCAAAGATTATTGGGCCGTCCGAGCATTCTGCCACGTTCCCTCCCCACAGATCGCCATGGACAAGGGCTGGCACAACAGTCACATCAGCAAACAGCTGGGGAATCTTCAGCTGAATAGAAAAATAATTGGGTGAGAACAACCACAAATATGACGTCAGTCAGTTTGATTACATTCATAACAGCCACCTGCTAATGGCCTCAGGCTTTGTTCTTCCTGTACCTGAAGCTTAGACCACAGCTCTCTAGCTTCTCGGTCACCGTGGCTCTTCTCCACTAAGTCCAGCTGGTGACCAAGTCTCTGCTGAGCATAGAATGCCACCCAGTCTTCTTGCCAGTCATTATTCTGAGAGAGATGTGAGGAAAGTGTGGGGGGGAGACATAGGGTCAGCAAAGGCACTGTTACAACATTAGCAGTAGCTATCTATCCCAAGCCAGGGATAAAGAGGCCTGGAGAGTATCGCTATCGGGCTGCAATTTATCTTCATTTTTGTTTAACTAATTGAGTCATAAAATGTTATTGTTATTCAACTGTACTGCAACTAACCTGTGGAAGGTATCCGCAGCAGGTTGGAACATCAAACCCAAATTGGTCAATGGCAGGCACTTCAGACTGCCCAGATCCTTTTCCTGCACATGCAAGTATTAGAACTGAGTAAAAAtaagacatgactcaacatttcCCAATAAGCTGGTATTAGCTGTACAAAGGGCTACATGGTCACATTGTGGAATAGCACAGATTGTCCAGTAGATGGCGCCCTAACACCTTTTTGTGAGCTCAGGGTACATTACCGACAGTTTGCTCCTGTttgctctgcttctctctctgcttttggTTATGAAGATGCAAGTCGGCCAAATGTTCCCCCAGCTGGGCAGAGAACCTGCGCATGTAGCCAAATATACATGCACACGTCAGGGCACACTTCATCCTCTGGGGAGAATATTAAATGGGACACAAACCATGTACTGCACAACAGGATGAACATTACATTTAAAGAGGCTGTAAGCTACATTACTTACAAACATTGTATCTAAGTTAAAGCCATGATGTAATCATCTAGGCAGATCTTTCTAGAGCAGACGTGACCCGCCTGAGGGATATATTTAATACATTACAGCCCAAATATACCACTTAAAGCAGAATAACATGATCTGATGACTGatgtaaataataggcctacatataaaGAACTAGCATTTTAAATAAAACATGTATTACATATCAATTTAGCACTAAAGCTAATGTAAGAGGGTGTATCTCCAGGAATTCTTGTAATTTAATTGTGATGGTTTGGGAGGATAATGGCGTCATACTTGGTCAGGCTTCTCATGTCCACATGCTCCATGACAAACACAGACCCCCCTCGCTCTAGATCAAGGACCTTCACAGGTTTAGGAACTTTCACAGTGTTAGTTTTCAGTATAGCCTCCAAACTAGCCATCTCTCCAACAAACATTCGTTTGGCCTTCAAAACAAgaatggggtggggggaggacAGGAAACAGTGTCACAAAGTAGACCAACAAGATATACAATGACACAGCACAGAGGCCATGGATTATAAAAGGAAATTTAGCCAAATAAATCTGATATAACCGGGTTATAATAGTAGCACCAGTAGTAGCCTTGTATTTGGCTTAGTCTGGCCGCTTGTTTAGTCAGCAAGATGCAATCATGTGCAAGTGATTGACATGTTGCGCTGTCTGAGATGTAGGCTAAAGCAGGCAGGGACCTTGTCATCGTCATCTCGATTACAGTGCTTGAAGCGGGGGAAAAATTCAAGACAGACTAGTGAAAACAATGCTTAGCTGATGACAACCTCGCTCTTGTGGTTTATCTTCACAAATACTCTCCCGTTGTCAGTGTCATAACTCTGGCCCTCGCTGATGCATCCACCTCCCGAATGACCGGTGGCTTTCAACGTCGAGGTTCCCAGCTCTTTTTTCAACTGAGCTTCCATTGTCGTTTTTGACGTTAAAGTCACATTAACGTTAAAATGACTTGACAATCTCCGCGtgaaccatagacagtaaaagaaaaccCACTGCCTATGCGTGAACCGAAGTTGTTATGGCGTGAAGCCGTGAACACTATTATCCAGTATTTTGATTCCGGGTTGAGTGGTTCGTTTAACGTTAACCAATAGAAACGCGAAACTTTGAGTGACACATGGTTCAAGCTCTCTGCTATCACTGTTGGTGAAAGACCCTCCTTGATGTAACGTTATCATCGACCTGGTAACAACATTAGCGTTTATAGCTAATTCGCAGGAAATGAAACTGCATATAGATCTACATTGTTAATCTATTTCGTATAATGTAATATCGTCGGCAGAATGTGTTTGTTGCTTGGCTCTACTGGTGTTGGGAAAACTCTTCTGCTGAAACGTTTACAGAATATCCTTTGACAATCTGAAACGGCCCGTGTTGTTTGTGAGgttagctaacttgctaacagAGATGTGCACACTTCAGTGTAGTAATGTTAACTTTAACGTTATTTGAGTCCTTAACCTTATCCACAGCTCACACAACGGGACCAGCCGGCTGATTTGGGTGAAGCTCCTGTCACGCTCCCCACTGTTAGTACAGTCGATTTTAAAGTGTGCTGTTACCTTTTCATGATAAATCTGTTGCACAATCCAAGTAATCTCATGTCATTTAACGTTACATCAATTCTTGACCAGAGCTGGTAGTGATAGCCCACGTATTTTAGCATTGTTGTCCTACACCGTTTCTCATAGTTATTTTGATTTAACTTCATTCCTACAGGTTGGTACCAATCTCACCGACCTGAACCTGAAAAAGAAGAGAATAACCGTGCGAGAGCTGGGAGGCTGCATGGGCCCCATATGGCATAGTTTTTACGCAGACTGCTCCTCTCTTATTGTACGTGAGGACGATCTCGCTTCTATTGATTGATATGTTCCTCAATATATTGTCAGTTTAACAACAGCTTGTGCTACACAGTAAAGAAATTCACCTTTATTGCACATGGTGATCCAAGTTTGTTACATATGGCATACATATTAATATTACTTCAGGTAGAGCACCTTGTGAATGTGCAATGTTTCTGATTCCAGTTTGTGGTGGATTCAGCCAACATCACCCAGATAGCCTCCTCCTGCATCCAGCTCTTGTCGGTCCTCTCAGCTGAACCTCTTCATGGTGCCTCCGTGCTTGTGCTCTTCAACAAAAGGTGAGGTGGCTCATTCCTAAGTCACTCTGAACATGGTTGTGTGGGATCCATTTCTTTTAGAGGTTCTCTCAGGACCGGTTTGTATTGGATTATAAGGCACGTTTGCCACACAACTCTTAAGTTCATTTTTCCTGTGCTTTCTTTTTCAGGGATCTTCCATGCACTATGACCCTGATGGAGATGAAATCACTTTTCAGAATAGATGATATCATTGCCACCGCCCCTCAATCCATCACCACGCTGGAGGTGAGCGCACGCTCTGGCCAAGGACTGAAGGAAGTGTTGAGCTGGTTAGACAGCCTTACGTGACCTGAAGATGGGTTGAAAACACCAGGAACTGTTCTAGAGCTCTGCTCCAATCTGGAAGCCAACAAACCGCATGATAAAGCCCAGTATTTTGGACTGAATGGGATTTACTCCATGTGGTGGAAATACATGATAATTGTCTCAAAAATCAACATTATGAATGGCTGCCCTTTTTTAAAGGGACCACTTCACCTggcttttcttttctgttgtaTTACTGGGTGGCACAGACAGAACCAATACTGGGCAGCTTTAATAGTTAAGTCAGCATACTTGTTGATCTTGCTTCAAAGAACAGGTAAAACCGTGATGGAACGGTGCCTGTTGTGCTATAAACAACCTACAGAATGAGTATGATGTACAGAGACATAAAACAGAACTTAAGATGCTCGTGATTCAAACACCATTGTTGTGTCTGGACAACTGAATGAAGGGAAAGAAAACACTGAGGAATAAAGAACTGGAAGTGCTGCAAGTTGAGTTGTTAACTGCATCCTTATATTTCAAGAGCAATATTTCATAAAGCAACACATTCTCACTTTTCTTACATTCTGTTAGCATGATGGTTCTGCAGTAGCTTCATTCCCTGAAAAGTCAGTTCATATACTgtgtcatattacccacaccTCCACTCCCGGCAACACAcaaccgtacacacacacacactcacacacatgtgcacacaaatcAATACTCCTAAAATCCCGCTCTCCTCTAGCAATCCTCAGCATGATGTCTGAAGTTGCTTTTATCCAGCTAGCTGGGTCTCATTATCTAAATGGGACCTCTTGGCTCTTGTCCCTCGCCGTTTTGTTCACAGATGCGCGTTATCCCCCGGGTGTAACCGGGGAAACGGCCCAGTCTGTGTGCAGCAGCCAATCCAGAGGCGTTCTGGTTCTATGGGGCAGGGGTGTGGTTGTGTTTAAGTGGAATAAGCAAAGACACgtggtgtgtgtacatacattcAGTACTTGGATCAGCACGGCACAGTGCATGGGCCATATGTGAATCAGCTGAAGCAGTGTGAATAAATGCTCTTGTGGCATCAAAGGAAGTATTAAAAATATCTTGGAAGAAAACGCCTTCATTAGGACTTCGCTCCGATGACAGCTGAcgcgtctctcctctctctccgcgTTTGTGCATCTGaatagtgtttgttttttttgcctcCGTTCCCTCTCCTGCCACCGTGCCGGTCCTATGCAGAGCACACTGGCTGACAAGTGATACCAGGTAATAGCAAAGTATGTGAAGGTAGTTAAGCCCATATAAAACTCAAGGTTATTAAACAGAGCAGTCAGTGCTGACTTTAGTTCCAGTTGAGTCTACAGGTCTATTAACATttaggaagaagaagaagaaaaaaaactacagCCGTCTTTCCCCAGCAGGGCCAACTGAGCATCTGAAAAAATCACAACCTACAACAGCGCTCCCTTGCAAGGGCCACGAGAACGTCTTAGAGGAAAGGGTTTTGGTTTTGCAGGTCCACTCCGGGTGGTCCGAGCATGGCGGCGGAGGAGAGGGGCAGCAGCGGCTGGGGCAGGTTGCCGGGCAGGTCCAAGGGTCGGCCAGCGGCCATCGGCACACCAGCAGCGGTGGCAGCGGCGGGAGCGGCGGGAGGCTGGGTGAGGGAGGAGGGCAGCGACGAGGGTTGTGGGTTGGAAGGCAGGGGCAAGGGCAGGGAGGCACTGTAGGGCAACGAGCCCGACTGGGGCACCGGGGACGTGGAGTTGGGACGCATCTCGTTCAGGGTGAGGCGCGGCTGATCACTTTGGAATGGATTCGAGGCTGCTGTGGTGCTTGGCCCTGGggaaaggggtgggatatgtcaAAACACTTATGAACAACACCTGTACTCCCAACTATATTTTAActgagagggagcaagagagagagagagagacagacagacagacagacagatctaACAAAATGATGTACCGGTATATATAAACCTATATACAGGTACATTTATTTATACATATAATATCTTTACATCTCTATGCATCTATGTCTGTACCTGCGGCCACACCTGTGAGGAATGGGTTCAGGGTCTTGGGTGCAGGACTGGTGGGGATGAGAGAGTCCAGGTTGACGAGTGATGCGGCTACTGGACCCAGGAAAGCCTCAGGGGTGCGGCAAGCTCGGGGCTTGAGGTCGGCCAGACTCTCTCCCAGACGGGACATGTCGAAAGGCTCAGGGCTGCCCCCGCCATGCCCGTTCACATTCATCTGACCTCCGTCCATGGCCTCGTCAAACAGGTCTCCATCTGTTAGACAAAGACGAAGTGGGCGAAAAGAAAATCATAACTCCAATACCAGTGGACAGTATTTGGGTAAGAAAAGGCTGTACTGTGGCATACTAACGTGAAATTCCCAACTTGCTCGCGAGCTCATAACTGTAAGTAAAAGGACTAGTGCTGACACAGTAACTGAGAACAAGAGGGGCGTACCTGAGGGACTGCCTGCACGGGGGGAGGAGGGCTTTAGTACACCGAGAGGCCTTTGGCTTTCTGCAGGAGTTGTAAAAAGATCCCCTCCTGCAGAAGAACACAGAGCCTCATTATGTAAGCTGACGCAGAACTGCcacagaagggagggaggggctaCTGATTTAGGGTGTGATCGGACAGGACGCGCTTTGCCGCTTGTAAAATGCGAGGCACACCATGTTTTTGTAAAAACGCAGCGGCTTTTCCGCTTTGAGCTgaattttttttcaattcaaGGTGCTCAGGGCGCCTCTGCAAAAACACGAGGCCCAGCTGGTGGACAAAACGTGAGGCGCTCTGGGTGCATAAGCAGTGTGTGAAATGCTTACTgccaatacaaaacaacataaagaCGGGTCTGCAAAAAACGTGTCCTGTCTGATTGCGGCCTCAAGCTGATGATACATGGGACAacattttgagcaatgttgccaGGGAATGTTCCTCATTACTGTGGTTCTGGCATGTACCCACTGATATTGGACAACTTATTTTCTGGAGAACTTAAATCACTAGTAGGCAAATAGTCATGATCATCCAAACAGAATAAATAGTACTGGTTATGtgattgcccagcaacattgctcaaaaagttgccccatgtaccATCACCTTTAGAAGGATCAGCGCTGGACGGAGCCTTGAACCATGCCACACACAGTATAGATTTTTAAGTATTTTGATGATGCACAATAGAGGCTGAGATATTTTCTGGGGCAGGGGTTGCTAGCTTTGACCCTATCTATATCAAAGAGCTCCTGTCTGTTAAACTATTTTCTATCTCTAACTTGCTTTATGAATTACTAGTACCTTTGTGGGCAGGGGATGACCACATCTGGCCAGCGAGGTTGGACCTGGGAGCACTCTGGGGAGCGTCCCAAGGATCAGCAGGGCTCGATCTGTGATCCCAAGACTGCTGCGGTCGACTGGCGGAGGCTGACGTCGCCAACCAGGAGCCACTCGCTCCTCTCACTGAGCTGGCCTCTGCTGGGCAGAGTTTGGACGCGTGTAAGGAAACTTAAACCATGCGGTATGCAAAGCACTCGGTCTCGGTCTGAGCTCAACAGTGTGGAAGACACTGCCTTCTAGACACCAAATTAAATACAGGTTGTGTGTCCAGACAAACGTATTGCTTAGCAACTGACTATCAATAACATAAATACAGCTTCCACAAAGCACCCgttgttaaaaaaatataacaaataTAAGTGGTGATTCAGTGAGTTGTTGCGGAGCTGAGTGAAAGCAGTTGAGTGCAGAAAGGGGATATAGTGAGGTGGACACAGGACAGCCTTACCCAGAGAGTCCCAAGGGTCAACCCTCAGGGGGCCTGCAGGCGCAGCGTGGACATCACCAGATGCCAAGTCCCAGGAGTGGCCACTCGAGGGCTCAGCAGGGGCTGGAGCGAAAATATCTACAAGATCCATCATGGCCGACtgcacagagagggggggggagacagaaagaaagctgagtaaaaagaaaacatttaaaTACAGGGTGTTCACCTTGCCTGAGTTGCCTGAAATACTGTATAGAGTACTGGGATGCATATTAAGGCCACAACAATTAATCGATTAGTTGTCAACTATGAAATCAATCGCAAACTATTTTGGTAATCAGTTAATCATAAATCGATTGTGTAATTAAAAAAGTAAAATC
This window encodes:
- the arl16 gene encoding ADP-ribosylation factor-like protein 16; the encoded protein is MCLLLGSTGVGKTLLLKRLQKLTQRDQPADLGEAPVTLPTVGTNLTDLNLKKKRITVRELGGCMGPIWHSFYADCSSLIFVVDSANITQIASSCIQLLSVLSAEPLHGASVLVLFNKRDLPCTMTLMEMKSLFRIDDIIATAPQSITTLEVSARSGQGLKEVLSWLDSLT
- the epn3a gene encoding epsin-3 isoform X1, whose translation is MTTSSLRRSVKNMVNNYTDAEIKVREATSNDPWGPPTSLMAEIADMTFNVVAFTEVMGMIWKRLNDHGKNWRHVYKALMLLDYLIKTGSERVAQQCKENIYAIQTLRDFQYIDRDGQDQGIHVRERSKQLVSLIRDDERLRQERAQAHKTRERMAGTSMGYGAIPPPYPGRRSSQPSMGALYGEEHGRPRGSPSSYNSSSSSPQLAPDLEQARPQTSGEEELQLQLALAMSREETEKPPPPAVDIDEQTQLQIAMSLSKEEAMKPRPPPPVALEMDEETQLQIALSLSKEEHQQVRREQQSRRGDESMLQKALEESKREMDAKRGGSAMMDLVDIFAPAPAEPSSGHSWDLASGDVHAAPAGPLRVDPWDSLAEASSVRGASGSWLATSASASRPQQSWDHRSSPADPWDAPQSAPRSNLAGQMWSSPAHKGGDLFTTPAESQRPLGVLKPSSPRAGSPSDGDLFDEAMDGGQMNVNGHGGGSPEPFDMSRLGESLADLKPRACRTPEAFLGPVAASLVNLDSLIPTSPAPKTLNPFLTGVAAGPSTTAASNPFQSDQPRLTLNEMRPNSTSPVPQSGSLPYSASLPLPLPSNPQPSSLPSSLTQPPAAPAAATAAGVPMAAGRPLDLPGNLPQPLLPLSSAAMLGPPGVDLQNQNPFL
- the epn3a gene encoding epsin-3 isoform X6, with amino-acid sequence MTTSSLRRSVKNMVNNYTDAEIKVREATSNDPWGPPTSLMAEIADMTFNVVAFTEVMGMIWKRLNDHGKNWRHVYKALMLLDYLIKTGSERVAQQCKENIYAIQTLRDFQYIDRDGQDQGIHVRERSKQLVSLIRDDERLRQERAQAHKTRERMAGTSMGYGAIPPPYPGRRSSQPSMGALYGEEHGRPRGSPSSYNSSSSSPQLAPDLEQARPQTSGEEELQLQLALAMSREETEKPRPPPPVALEMDEETQLQIALSLSKEEHQQVRREQQSRRGDESMLQKALEESKREMDAKRGGSAMMDLVDIFAPAPAEPSSGHSWDLASGDVHAAPAGPLRVDPWDSLAEASSVRGASGSWLATSASASRPQQSWDHRSSPADPWDAPQSAPRSNLAGQMWSSPAHKGGDLFTTPAESQRPLGVLKPSSPRAGSPSDGDLFDEAMDGGQMNVNGHGGGSPEPFDMSRLGESLADLKPRACRTPEAFLGPVAASLVNLDSLIPTSPAPKTLNPFLTGVAAGPSTTAASNPFQSDQPRLTLNEMRPNSTSPVPQSGSLPYSASLPLPLPSNPQPSSLPSSLTQPPAAPAAATAAGVPMAAGRPLDLPGNLPQPLLPLSSAAMLGPPGVDLQNQNPFL
- the LOC125295733 gene encoding ketosamine-3-kinase isoform X1, translated to MEAQLKKELGTSTLKATGHSGGGCISEGQSYDTDNGRVFVKINHKSEAKRMFVGEMASLEAILKTNTVKVPKPVKVLDLERGGSVFVMEHVDMRSLTKFSAQLGEHLADLHLHNQKQREKQSKQEQTVGKGSGQSEVPAIDQFGFDVPTCCGYLPQNNDWQEDWVAFYAQQRLGHQLDLVEKSHGDREARELWSKLQLKIPQLFADVTVVPALVHGDLWGGNVAECSDGPIIFDPASFYGHSEYELGIAGMFGGFNKSFYTAYHGKIPKAPGFEKRLQLYQLFHYLNHWNHFGGGYRGSSIRIMKDLVK
- the epn3a gene encoding epsin-3 isoform X2, which gives rise to MTTSSLRRSVKNMVNNYTDAEIKVREATSNDPWGPPTSLMAEIADMTFNVVAFTEVMGMIWKRLNDHGKNWRHVYKALMLLDYLIKTGSERVAQQCKENIYAIQTLRDFQYIDRDGQDQGIHVRERSKQLVSLIRDDERLRQERAQAHKTRERMAGTSMGYGAIPPPYPGRRSSQPSMGALYGEEHGRPRGSPSSYNSSSSSPQLAPDLEQARPQTSGEEELQLQLALAMSREETEKPPPPAVDIDEQTQLQIAMSLSKEEAMKPRPPPPVALEMDEETQLQIALSLSKEEHQQVRREQQSRRGDESMLQKALEESKREMDAKRGGSAMMDLVDIFAPAPAEPSSGHSWDLASGDVHAAPAGPLRVDPWDSLEASSVRGASGSWLATSASASRPQQSWDHRSSPADPWDAPQSAPRSNLAGQMWSSPAHKGGDLFTTPAESQRPLGVLKPSSPRAGSPSDGDLFDEAMDGGQMNVNGHGGGSPEPFDMSRLGESLADLKPRACRTPEAFLGPVAASLVNLDSLIPTSPAPKTLNPFLTGVAAGPSTTAASNPFQSDQPRLTLNEMRPNSTSPVPQSGSLPYSASLPLPLPSNPQPSSLPSSLTQPPAAPAAATAAGVPMAAGRPLDLPGNLPQPLLPLSSAAMLGPPGVDLQNQNPFL
- the epn3a gene encoding epsin-3 isoform X9 codes for the protein MTTSSLRRSVKNMVNNYTDAEIKVREATSNDPWGPPTSLMAEIADMTFNVVAFTEVMGMIWKRLNDHGKNWRHVYKALMLLDYLIKTGSERVAQQCKENIYAIQTLRDFQYIDRDGQDQGIHVRERSKQLVSLIRDDERLRQERAQAHKTRERMAGTSMGYGAIPPPYPGRRSSQPSMGALYGEEHGRPRGSPSSYNSSSSSPQLAPDLEQARPQTSGEEELQLQLALAMSREETEKPPPPAVDIDEQTQLQIAMSLSKEEAMKPRPPPPVALEMDEETQLQIALSLSKEEHQQEQQSRRGDESMLQKALEESKREMDAKRGGSAMMDLVDIFAPAPAEPSSGHSWDLASGDVHAAPAGPLRVDPWDSLAEASSVRGASGSWLATSASASRPQQSWDHRSSPADPWDAPQSAPRSNLAGQMWSSPAHKGGDLFTTPAESQRPLGVLKPSSPRAGSPSDGDLFDEAMDGGQMNVNGHGGGSPEPFDMSRLGESLADLKPRACRTPEAFLGPVAASLVNLDSLIPTSPAPKTLNPFLTGPSTTAASNPFQSDQPRLTLNEMRPNSTSPVPQSGSLPYSASLPLPLPSNPQPSSLPSSLTQPPAAPAAATAAGVPMAAGRPLDLPGNLPQPLLPLSSAAMLGPPGVDLQNQNPFL
- the epn3a gene encoding epsin-3 isoform X5, which produces MTTSSLRRSVKNMVNNYTDAEIKVREATSNDPWGPPTSLMAEIADMTFNVVAFTEVMGMIWKRLNDHGKNWRHVYKALMLLDYLIKTGSERVAQQCKENIYAIQTLRDFQYIDRDGQDQGIHVRERSKQLVSLIRDDERLRQERAQAHKTRERMAGTSMGYGAIPPPYPGRRSSQPSMGALYGEEHGRPRGSPSSYNSPDLEQARPQTSGEEELQLQLALAMSREETEKPPPPAVDIDEQTQLQIAMSLSKEEAMKPRPPPPVALEMDEETQLQIALSLSKEEHQQVRREQQSRRGDESMLQKALEESKREMDAKRGGSAMMDLVDIFAPAPAEPSSGHSWDLASGDVHAAPAGPLRVDPWDSLAEASSVRGASGSWLATSASASRPQQSWDHRSSPADPWDAPQSAPRSNLAGQMWSSPAHKGGDLFTTPAESQRPLGVLKPSSPRAGSPSDGDLFDEAMDGGQMNVNGHGGGSPEPFDMSRLGESLADLKPRACRTPEAFLGPVAASLVNLDSLIPTSPAPKTLNPFLTGVAAGPSTTAASNPFQSDQPRLTLNEMRPNSTSPVPQSGSLPYSASLPLPLPSNPQPSSLPSSLTQPPAAPAAATAAGVPMAAGRPLDLPGNLPQPLLPLSSAAMLGPPGVDLQNQNPFL
- the epn3a gene encoding epsin-3 isoform X3; this encodes MTTSSLRRSVKNMVNNYTDAEIKVREATSNDPWGPPTSLMAEIADMTFNVVAFTEVMGMIWKRLNDHGKNWRHVYKALMLLDYLIKTGSERVAQQCKENIYAIQTLRDFQYIDRDGQDQGIHVRERSKQLVSLIRDDERLRQERAQAHKTRERMAGTSMGYGAIPPPYPGRRSSQPSMGALYGEEHGRPRGSPSSYNSSSSSPQLAPDLEQARPQTSGEEELQLQLALAMSREETEKPPPPAVDIDEQTQLQIAMSLSKEEAMKPRPPPPVALEMDEETQLQIALSLSKEEHQQEQQSRRGDESMLQKALEESKREMDAKRGGSAMMDLVDIFAPAPAEPSSGHSWDLASGDVHAAPAGPLRVDPWDSLAEASSVRGASGSWLATSASASRPQQSWDHRSSPADPWDAPQSAPRSNLAGQMWSSPAHKGGDLFTTPAESQRPLGVLKPSSPRAGSPSDGDLFDEAMDGGQMNVNGHGGGSPEPFDMSRLGESLADLKPRACRTPEAFLGPVAASLVNLDSLIPTSPAPKTLNPFLTGVAAGPSTTAASNPFQSDQPRLTLNEMRPNSTSPVPQSGSLPYSASLPLPLPSNPQPSSLPSSLTQPPAAPAAATAAGVPMAAGRPLDLPGNLPQPLLPLSSAAMLGPPGVDLQNQNPFL
- the epn3a gene encoding epsin-3 isoform X4, whose product is MTTSSLRRSVKNMVNNYTDAEIKVREATSNDPWGPPTSLMAEIADMTFNVVAFTEVMGMIWKRLNDHGKNWRHVYKALMLLDYLIKTGSERVAQQCKENIYAIQTLRDFQYIDRDGQDQGIHVRERSKQLVSLIRDDERLRQERAQAHKTRERMAGTSMGYGAIPPPYPGRRSSQPSMGALYGEEHGRPRGSPSSYNSSSSSPQLAPDLEQARPQTSGEEELQLQLALAMSREETEKPPPPAVDIDEQTQLQIAMSLSKEEAMKPRPPPPVALEMDEETQLQIALSLSKEEHQQVRREQQSRRGDESMLQKALEESKREMDAKRGGSAMMDLVDIFAPAPAEPSSGHSWDLASGDVHAAPAGPLRVDPWDSLAEASSVRGASGSWLATSASASRPQQSWDHRSSPADPWDAPQSAPRSNLAGQMWSSPAHKGGDLFTTPAESQRPLGVLKPSSPRAGSPSDGDLFDEAMDGGQMNVNGHGGGSPEPFDMSRLGESLADLKPRACRTPEAFLGPVAASLVNLDSLIPTSPAPKTLNPFLTGPSTTAASNPFQSDQPRLTLNEMRPNSTSPVPQSGSLPYSASLPLPLPSNPQPSSLPSSLTQPPAAPAAATAAGVPMAAGRPLDLPGNLPQPLLPLSSAAMLGPPGVDLQNQNPFL
- the LOC125295733 gene encoding ketosamine-3-kinase isoform X2, with amino-acid sequence MFVGEMASLEAILKTNTVKVPKPVKVLDLERGGSVFVMEHVDMRSLTKFSAQLGEHLADLHLHNQKQREKQSKQEQTVGKGSGQSEVPAIDQFGFDVPTCCGYLPQNNDWQEDWVAFYAQQRLGHQLDLVEKSHGDREARELWSKLQLKIPQLFADVTVVPALVHGDLWGGNVAECSDGPIIFDPASFYGHSEYELGIAGMFGGFNKSFYTAYHGKIPKAPGFEKRLQLYQLFHYLNHWNHFGGGYRGSSIRIMKDLVK
- the epn3a gene encoding epsin-3 isoform X8; this translates as MTTSSLRRSVKNMVNNYTDAEIKVREATSNDPWGPPTSLMAEIADMTFNVVAFTEVMGMIWKRLNDHGKNWRHVYKALMLLDYLIKTGSERVAQQCKENIYAIQTLRDFQYIDRDGQDQGIHVRERSKQLVSLIRDDERLRQERAQAHKTRERMAGTSMGYGAIPPPYPGRRSSQPSMGALYGEEHGRPRGSPSSYNSPDLEQARPQTSGEEELQLQLALAMSREETEKPRPPPPVALEMDEETQLQIALSLSKEEHQQVRREQQSRRGDESMLQKALEESKREMDAKRGGSAMMDLVDIFAPAPAEPSSGHSWDLASGDVHAAPAGPLRVDPWDSLAEASSVRGASGSWLATSASASRPQQSWDHRSSPADPWDAPQSAPRSNLAGQMWSSPAHKGGDLFTTPAESQRPLGVLKPSSPRAGSPSDGDLFDEAMDGGQMNVNGHGGGSPEPFDMSRLGESLADLKPRACRTPEAFLGPVAASLVNLDSLIPTSPAPKTLNPFLTGVAAGPSTTAASNPFQSDQPRLTLNEMRPNSTSPVPQSGSLPYSASLPLPLPSNPQPSSLPSSLTQPPAAPAAATAAGVPMAAGRPLDLPGNLPQPLLPLSSAAMLGPPGVDLQNQNPFL